The nucleotide sequence TGTAACCCATCCATATAAGGTGTGCACCGATTGGGTAGCGCGAACATCTTGGTTCATGGGTTACAGTTTTTCCTCTGTGgtaacatatacaaacatttaatcaaagcgctgaaggcacttaagttcttcgctattgcataatcttagacgcaactcagttttcaaaattatggtatagctttttatatcgcaagatGGAAATGTACACAACCCATTCAATGTTATAAAAAATGTgccttaaagcacaggtcgagatgtgtgtgcactgtttatcctcatatttatgttatagagataacttagacaaaataacaacaatatgtctctttttcgcaattggttgctgcactggcaaccatctttagaattttggttgccttgctaaagaataacaagcctagaatcatgtaaaTATTGTGTTATGTGTGtcttaaactttatttattttctttaaactattgagcaacaattttgccgccATGACAGACTTAAAATGCATAATGTCTTGTTGTGaaccggaattgaatcatttccttcGCCTAATtgacggatggccgagtggtctaaacgatagacttttattccacgtgtcagtggttcgagctagttgagggtaacttttttgtttctttaattttattattgaacgCGGGGGAATTCGGGGGAGGggcgtggggatggtttgggtggagtctatagtggtatgtcaggtaagagttgttttgtcaaagtattaatcaaatctaatcataaataaagaagttatggcaattttagcaaaatttaataatttgaccttgagagtcaatgtcattcaaaggtcaaggtaaaattcaacttgccaggtacagtaacctcatgataacatgaaagtatttgaagtttgaaagcaatagccttgatactttagaagtaaagtggatctaaacacaaaattttaccatatattcaaagctACTTAgtctaaaaagggccataattctgtaaaaatgacaaccggagttatgcaacttgtcctttactgtccccttatgatagtttgcgagtgttaaaagtatgaaagtaatatctatgatactttagggataaagtggaccaaaacacattccttaaattccttaaagcaaacagcgcagaccctaatgtgacgccgcatcatgcggcttctcttctttgtctacgctgtttgccaaggccttttttctagacgctaggcataaatgggttaaattcttAAAACTTGTTATTGGTTGGTGCTTGAATCTCATCACTTCCTTAGACCCAAATACATTTGAAACAATCAAATTACCTGAACATATTATATGTGAGGCATACGTTTGtgctaaaaatattttattttaatcaaaacaacTTGTTACACACGGTAGAACGTCCGTGGGATTAAGTACGGGCATCGAACAACACGATTCAGTGATACAGAAAAAAGCGACATTTCTTATCAAACTTTACCTTAAATTATTTAGCCTCAAtatgtgaaaaaagggtttaatgcatgtgcttaaagtgccgtcccagattagcctgagcagtccgcacaggctaatctgaaacggcacttaacgcacgtgcatatAACTCCGTTTCTGAGAGCGCGGCTCTATAACTATTTTCCGCAGAATCTCTGTCAGTCGTGAAGTTAGTTCTTCGGGGTGAACCGGGTTTACATGGTCCCCAGGGTAACTTCGTCTTACTGTATGATGGCGACGGCGAAATCACATTTGCCCTGGTATCACACACAGTGCACTACAATGGAAAAGGTAAGATTCCCTCGTTAACCCTTGtccgctcagaagcaaagtgaaaatgacttttgcaaccagAATAAGACCAGAACAGGATGCGAGGAACACGCAGGctgtccaggttttatgctgtttgctgctcatcagtatcttggggttgaaaataaagcttttaaaatttgaatctagtaagaaaagtcctCAATTTTAATGGATTTTCTAAGGTTTTACAAGCGTTTCAAAATGCGTATCAGTAAAGGGTTGACACTGGCTCGAATGTATAGTCATTTTTGCGCTTGGAGCAAAAGTGTAAATGGGCTGTACTTGTTCAGCATCTTGTTTCACGCATTTTTTGGTGTGTGCATAATATGTTTATACAGGCCGTTAATATGCGTAATTCATTTCAAGTTTGAAAGAATTAATATCCTTAAATCAGTGGTGAAAATTAAGACATGTTCATGGTATGGTTAGTAACTTAGTAAGAGATATTATACAAAACaaaccatttttgtttttgatttaacaacattaaatatatgtttttaactaTTTATTTCGTACTATAGGCCGTAAGATCATCGAGTTTCACGAAAACGATGGAGGAATTGCCATCAAGATCATGAGAACCAACGAAAACAACCCTGTCCACAACATCCGGTTGATCATGCCTGGATTTGAGGACAGGCACGAGTTGTTCCCCTTCTACCCCCCCTTCATAGAAAACCTCAAAAGATACTCGGAGTTAAGGTTCATGGACTTCCTTGCCACAAATGCACACACGGTAATGACCTATGTTTACAAaaacggaataccgttagggccatcgtggttacacattaaaatccagagggcgacaatgtgatagtgcgatagtacgatggcgacaatgcgacagtacgatgacgacagtgcgacaatacgatggagaccgtgcgatagtacgatgtcgacaatgcgataatacgatgacgacagtacgacagcgacaatgcgataatacgatgacgacagtgcgacaatacgatggcgacagtgcgatagtacgatggcgacaatgcgatagttaaataatacgatgacgacaatgtgacaatacgatggcgacagtgcgatagtacgatggcgaaaatgcgaaagtgcgataatacgatggcgacaatccgataatacgatgacaacagtgcgacaatacgatggagacagtgcgatagtacgatggtgacaatgcgataatacgatgacgacagtatgaTAACgtgatagttcgatggcgacaatgcgatgatacgatggcgacagaacgctatgactatcgcattgtcgccatcgtactatcgtactgtcgccatcgtattgtcgcactgtcgcatggtcgcattgtcgtcatcgtactatcgcgttgtcgcattgtcgccatcttactatcgcattgacgccatcgtactatcgcactgtcgccatcgtattgtcgcactgccgcattgtcgtcatcgtactttcgcgctgtcgcattgtcgccatcctactatcgcattgtcgccatcgtgctatcgcattgtcgccatcgtactatcgcatagtTGCTATactactatcgcactatcgcattgtcgccctctggattttaatgtgttaccacgatggcCTAACGGTTATTCGTATTAAAGAGTGTTTATGCCTCTCTCTGGGAAAAACGGTCTCAATGCATGAGCGCAACGTTTCGTTCCccattagcctttgcagtccgcacagtcttatctatcagggacgacactttctgcctttactgGATTTGCGCTAAGAAAataattcctttaaacgaaaaattccataaaagcgaaaagctcactgcacaggctaatgtaggacgacgCTTTACAAACATGCAATTACCCCCGATTTCCCAGAGCTCGGGAAAAGTATCATATTTAGGATCTTCTATGTGTCATCATGGTATCGTATGATATTGCTTGTATAAGTATTATTTAAGCTACAAGAGGTTACACATAAGCTCTGAATAAGATATAGAGAacaacaggttactgcctgatctttttgtaatatatcaggcacggcttagaataatataacgacgAGGCTTGCTGATTTGTGCCGAGTCTGATACTAagtatattacaaaaagatcagacagtaacctgtttttctgtttatcatacctctacgtccccaatttaaaagaaataatgaaaaaatcgatTAAAGCTGCATTTGTAACGGGAATGAATATGACTtatgtcgtttgacgtgttaataatgacgacATTAGCACGtgtgcttaatatttgtaaaaaaaatgagtttttgctgtttgtgttgatttttttgtttaaaatatattacaggtACATCCTGGTATCATGTTTTGTTGAATTTGaatcgattttactaaaaatgattactttaaagttgattccgagtaatatgacccacctcctatcatcgactgatataaaaacttcctgttgaactgatataaaaaatataccatgcaacgttatatcaggcagatatcaattcaGTGGAATGATAAAAACGTATTCATAGCAAAGAAATTTCAACTCcaaaaaaacaaggaaaaaacGTGATAACAGCTCAATATCAAATAACGATTTAAGTCATTAATCAGCACAATTATGTCGTCCTCAAATGAAacgagccgcgttctgagaaaactgggcttactgcattagcgtaaagtgtcgtcccagattaatcagggccgacactttccgcttttgtggtatttttagtttcaaggaagtccctccttaccaaaaatcaaggttaggcctgcggactgcacaggctaatttgggatgacacttttcgcacatgcattaagcccagttttcgcagaacaaggCGTAAATGAACAAACGCACATGAACTCATGTACAATTTCAAATTATTGCATATAAACTCGCTGCCTACATAATACCACGAGGAATACATGATTTTGGCGTAGTAAATGATGCGCTTTCTAGAGATATAGACTGACAAACAACATTGATCAATATACGGTTTTCTGTATAAGAGCGGTCCGACAAACAATGAAGTCAATAGGCCCACGGTGAAAGGAAAATTAAAAGTCCAGCTGGGGGCCGTTTCTTAGAACAACGTACGTTCAAAAGCATACGTAAGTGCAAAACTTAAAGCTattagcgtttctataaacttcgtaaagttacgtttaccgtaagtttgcacgtaaagttacggTTGCTCAAAGGCTCGCGTAACTCATTTATTTTACGTAAATATAGCGGCGTATGCAACGATTTTTTCGGAGAACCGCACGTTTGCATCGAATTTATAGGGAATAATAGTGCCAATAAATATTTTAGcctacgaaatctacgagcgcaacatcattttagttaatttaaaccttatCTATATTTAGATCTTACTATAGACCGAGAAATATGACGAGAGAAATTCTTTACACAAAAATCCGCTAGTATTTATTAAAGGCGAGTGACCCGTCATCCATACAATACCGGGCATTAAAACCATAACAAAAATAGTTATAAATATGAGAAAGGCTTTTAGTACCGCATAGGAAATGGTCAAGCAAGCATTGGTGGTTAAACGTGGTTAAAGGGTATTTCTTGGTATTTTCAATGATCTTCGATGAAAAGCTTATTACAGCCTGAACCAACCACGTGGTCAACAAGACGCCTGAAGACTTTCCACACACAGACCGGAAGTGAGGGCGGTGCCATCGAGTACGCCATCCTCTTGGCCAACATTCTTGGGGCAGATCCCTGGTTCTGTCAGCCCCATGCGGCGGATGACGACTTCCTGAACAGATTTGCGCGTATGGCACTGTCGGATTTACGTCCGGATGTTAAGGTTAGCTCGTGTCCTCATAACATACTGTATTGATATAGTGATTTATGCTCCCAAATGATAAGAACGCACATAAGTAAGTCTAAGATATATAAAGATAGTAATTTAATTCGTTATGTGAATAAGATGTGATAGAATGCGTACGTATATGTGGTTGTGACCTAAAATGCATAATTATAAAGGAAGAAAAAGCATCATGCGATCCACAATTCGATATCTTTAGCTGTAGCATTTTTCTTTAGTTCAGTGTTTTCTATTTACAGTTTATTACATACCCAATACTATTACACACTTGATCGAGACTAGTGAAAACAAGACAAAACGGAGTTGAAAATTTACAAGTAACTACAGTGTCCATATGTagatatttcaattattattcagCCACGCTGTTGTAAAACAGCTCTAATGCATACGCGTTAATTATcccagtccgcacacgctaataagggatgatactttccgcttgtatggattCTTTCGTTTGAAACACGTCTCTTCAAAACGAAAATCAGTTTGAACGGAAAGTgacgttcctgataagcctgtgcggactacacatgctaatcttgaatgacagtttacgcacatacattaacctatttacgcctagcgtctagaaaaaaggcctttgcaaacagcgaagacccagatgagacgccgcatgatgcggcgtctcatcagggtctgccctgtttgctttaaggaatttctgttaaaatattcttaatgtatagtttttttaaatagccatcccttattttggaaataactttatccaatttagaaggatgggagagtccactaggcataaattggttaatgcGGATATCCTAGAGCACAGCCCTATTATTGTACAGGTGTACGTTGAATATTCAAATGAAGTGTGGAACGGCATTTTCCGGCAAACAACTTACAACAAAGAGCAGGGAATGAAGCTAGGTCTGGACACACAGGACTGGAAGGCAGGTGGAAAATATTACAACAAACGAGCAACCGAGGTTGCCGACATATGGACATCTGTAAGACACATATACTATCATTATTCcaacctcgttctggaaaaaactAGACTTAAAGTGTGTGTGTAAAGTAACGTtcaagattatcctgtgcagtccgtacatgtgaatcaggggcgacactttctaCTTGTATGGAATTTAAAAGGTAAACTAAGTCTCTTCCTAGAGAAAAAACTGTAAAAGttgacagtgtcgtccctgattagcctgcgctgtcgacacaggctaatctgggacgacacttaacgcacatgctttaagtctAGTTTTCGTAGAGCGAGGCTTATTAATTAACCGTTCATTGTGTTTGCATGTTGTTATACTTGCTCTTTTAAAGCTCTACTAGTAAACAAAACAGATTTTTTTGCAGGAATCATGTAACGGATTGGAACACAAATGATCGCATTGAAATCGATTAGAAAATAACTTTATGGACATTGTTAATCGTTGATTGCTTGACATATATTTTTTGTGTTGCCACTGAAGTAAATGgataatgtatattttgttaacaatatAGCCCATTTGGTCAACCAGTTTTCGACATAAACAGATTTGTAATCACTTCTTGCAACCCAAGtagttttcaataaaataaacgcCATTAATAATTTCTGTCATTTGATGTGATGATAAtgtacatttaataaataatttcggCGGACGGGGGCATTTTTCTTCAAAAGAATATAATATTTTCCgatcatttttcataacttttcttctgttgttcttttcttttctcttaaaaaaaacacaaaaaacctatcacaacaaccaaagaaaaaacatattaatccattttttttattttttttttaaatcttaaggaaaccaatttatttaaatatatataagcatttcttgtataacatgtctgaactttattgctttgtaaaaTCAcgttgttgtatgatcatatacatgtatacattgtatgtattatgttgaataaaaaaaataaaaaattccgaGCCATTTCTGAGCAAAGATTTTCTCCACACATCAGTACTTAGTGTGGACTAAAGTATGGCGTCACGAGGTTATTATTGATAAAAAGGCAAATAACCACTAATTATAGATGAACACCATTTGTTACTgctttttgatagatatttatgaAGTAATAGTCATGTTTTATAATCCGGCAAGGTTCTTGGAAACAGAGTCATCCCCGTTTGGGCATGGCAGACAGGGTTTTATGACTTCACGCGACAGATCTTCGAAGACCTCGGAACAAGAGCGGCACATTTCAAAGCATACGCCATAACAGGCTACTTTGACTGCGACCAGGTGACTGGCACCAAACATGTAAGTCTTGATACTGAGTGCGCACTTTTTGAAGCCCCGTTTGGAAACGACGGGCCAAATGCATTTGCGAAAGTGTCATATAAgaatagcctgtgaagtccgcacaggctattcagggaagacactttccacctcaactggatgttagtttagaaaagacttcctttaagccTAACAGTCCACAAAatcggaaagagtcgtccctgattagcctttgcggactcaacatgctaatctggaattacactttacgcacatgcattaaggccaatTTTCCCAGAGCTTGGCTAATTGTCTACTGTCAAATAGCAATgtttgtgcggaaagtgtcgtccccgattatcCTGTgcttacaggctaatcaaggaagaaactttcctcttttatgatattttttgtttcaagaaagtcactTATCagcaaaaatcttgtttaggcggaaagtgtcattcccgttttgcctgtgcagactgcacagactaatctgagacgacactctacgcgcatgcattaaaccttcttttcacatagcacggtcCAATTACACTAAATTACAGAATATGTACTCAATATCGGCAACTGAAATACAAGATTGTTtcccacatttttttcttcaaatatagTGCCTTCCACTTTCGCAGTATATTACTAGTTTGTGTGTTTGAATGTGCATTCCACTAAGGTTATGTTTATTGGGGTTGTTAAGTAGTTTATCTATATTTAGCGGTTTTCGTATTTGGTTGATGTTGTTTAACATTAATTTCTTAGttagtattgttttaaatgaacCTTATAGACCAATGACAAGGGCGTCTGTGTATGACTGTAGATGTACAACCCAACTTAATTAGCATCCGTCCTTAATTAGTTAACATTTGAACCTCGCTCTTGCAAAAGGAGGTTttatgcatgcgcgtaaagtttcgtcccagattagcttatgcaggccgcacaggctaatcaggattatttagtcatttaataaaaataaaagagagtTTACACTTAATTAACAATAACTTATAACAAATAAGTGAGGTGGttgatgtttttttgtataaCTTATAAATGCGAGTTAAtgtcaattaaaaataatattggaaaaaaacctGCCAGACGCAAGAATTGATCTACGTTCGCCAGCGTTGTACTTCACGAAGTATACCGCAACGCCATGGTCTTTTTCACAATTCTAATTAAATATAACGCTACAACGTAATGgctaaaaaagaaagaaaaaggtaCTTAAATCGTTCAATTCACATTTAATCAAGTTGTTTTACATTTCTAAAactaattaaatacttttttatcaCTTTAAAGCCAATAAATCAGCATATATTTAACCGTAACACAGAAATGATCATATCtagtatatataggatctggcacgagttgtcatagcATACCACATttaattaaacgagttcaggaattttgttagtatgcgagcctttggcgagcttactaacgaatttcctggacgagtttaataaaaatatgatatgatatgataacgagtgtcagatcttttgtatcacatgcttttaaatgagcaaattaaataaatatttacgcaaacataatgataaatcccgaatgttgtttacatttcgtgacgtcatttgacgcattgcagcaaaataacaaaatgcgaatggtcaataaacgaaaactaagctaatgaaaacgcttaaaaatgctgaattacacatgtgtaatataaaacaaatatgtaattgttgtattacatgggaaacagggtatagcatgtgataaaacgcTACCTGTCGTCTGCACCGATACTCATAGCAAGATAAACCATAGgtgctcgatgtcaatgacaatgttttttttaatttattgatttatttacttttagttacccgttgtttgttataatgcatacacatactaaattaataaaaatcttccgacaaaacgtcttctttaaaaaagatagttcgactatgtatgtatagatattgacaaatcactcgccattttctaaagcaacggaagtgcgtcattatgcataattaaatcgctgtcaccccgctcgcttattgaaatgcgcgcgctgGCCGGGAACCTCGCGATTTATACACATTAATAACAGCCACTAAACACTatgggcgccagatttgatttttgacgtgcGGATTTTTTTTCAGGAAATCACCATGAtagacgaaatcaagttaaacaattggtaaggaatgattcatgtgtatgtaatttacaatatcttttgttgattgccccattaattgagtgaaacaatagttacaaggatttatcacatcgtctgtggatgtttctgttgcaactgaaagtagatagagaaagagcgaggttcccggcctgcgcgcgcatttcaataagcaagcggggtgacagcgatttaattatgcataacgacgcacttccgttgctgtAGAacatggcgagtgatttaccttgtcaatatctatgttcatagtcgaactatcttttttataagaagacgttttgtcggaagatttttattaatttagtatgtgtatgcattataataaacaacggataactaaaaaataaataaataaataaataaataaaaacaaacaacattgtcattgacatcgagcgcctatgagaAAAACCAGTGTTATTTACAACTAGATCAATGGATTGAAATATTTAGGAGCTTAAATAATTCGATcccaataaaaaagtatgaacaCAAGTGTTTACCTTATTTTCTCATAGCGTTAAATTCAAGAAATCACGCAAGATTAAACGGTTGCTAACAACACTGTCAACAGTACTCAGTACAGTACGCTATTAGTCACGGATTAGTAGAATTGTTTCCCTTGAAAATGATTATTTCGGATAGCTATTCTCCGAAAAAAAATTCAGTGACCAAAATAAACATGTGTCGATTAGACTCGATTTTGTTGGAAACGAAAGACATTGATAATAATGGTtagtgtaaatttaaatttgtaATAATTCTTTTTTACGTCTGGTGCGGCggatttaaaaatataattagaaGTGATcctgttcaaatgttttaaatatgtaccGACAATTGCGACACCTTCAAACTTAATCCACTTAAAGAAGTAACATTTTAGGTttaatgtacgaaatatcttgATTTTGCACGTGGCGGAACACATTTTGTATAGCCTTAACATGTAGCAATTTGGCTAAAAAACGGATTTTTTTGCATACTACCAAAATCAATCATGTTCCTATTGGTAAAAGACGACGAACACAAAAagtttttgtattaattgtataaaCGAATGTtagacaacataaaaacaatatcaaataatGCATTGTATAGCAATTGATATTTCCGAAAATACAGGGCAAAATAGCCACTTTCGTGGACCCAGTCCTTTTGCGATAAATACTTTTTGTTGTCTAGGTTGTTATTGAAATCAGCGAATGCTAGCACATAAAATTAGTATTGGAAGCGACAATGGTAAATTATTTAGTAAACTACCCTGTTTTCAGAGTGTCTTCCAGTGCTGCATcacttatttatttgaaaataacattgcaTATGGTTTCAAAAGTATTGTCAAGTTTTCTTCTTCTTTCAGAAAATGTAAGTAATTGACGTAGGATTGATACTGCAATAGAAAAAATCACATCcatgcatatgttttttttaaagtcggATAACAAGGAATTATGGATGTAAATAAAAATAGCTGGacagaaaaaaaacgtttttatttctGAATAGAATAGTTTTTAATGGCTCCTGTACCTTTCGACATCTAAATTGCACACTGATGAGCCCCACAAGAAATTGTCTACGAGTGGACATTAGGGTCTCATTGGTCACCGCGCATTGGTGTGTACCCCACAATAATATCGTTGGCGAATTTCCGGGCAGCCGGGGTAAATTCGATCGTCTTTGCCTTAGAATTCAAAACTTCGCATGAAatgtcacaggggcaggtcagtACATTTATgcccagggtgcagaatcaactgGGTTATCAgcggtttacacacgggctggacagaatgtaatcacaccgttaagaactttatttttgcaaatatctcaagttattgaaatacatttgcaaaactatTTACTGCATTTTTTtagcagtttgtgccgatatcttaaggtataagaataaatccttgaatacatctgaaatcggtAACACAATTTTACGTTGCGTGTAACAAACTGGTCATTAACCGTGTACAACGTATGCagtaaaaatgaaatttttgaacaaaaacacatgcttatttaatattttagtaaTCATGATGCATTTCACATTGCaaaaagcagcataaaaatctgtcttttatgcactagttgaaattcttaagaaaactttaaaaagtgatttgaaataaagcaccgcTTACCGTCGTGTTAAAtctatcaaatttaaaaagtgGCAAacccaaaaagtcacgtgattctGCACGCACCTTAATGCAGTTGCGTAGACGCAGCAAGACCTGTAAATACACTATGGGATGCACCAAGAAAGTAACTTTCGGCGGTGCAAGGTTATATAAGAACACGTATACCATATTCTGCATAAAATGCATGTTCAAGTAAAGGCGAAATTGGCAAATATATCTATACAAGGTAGCATAGAACACTCCCACTGAGTTGATTGATATAATAGCAGCAGAGCTGAGCTAATGTGCAGAGCCACTGCTCCACTTCCTAGTTGAAATACTGATCAACCACAGAGTGACGCCACAGATCAACCACCGAGTTGAACCACAGTTCAACCACCGAGTTGAACCACAGTTCAACCATCGAGTGACACTAGAGTTACAGTTCAACCACCGCGTTGAACCACAGTTCAACCATCGAGTTGAACCACAGTTCAACCACCGAGTGACACCACAGTTCGACCACTGAGTTGAACCACAGCTCAACCATCGAGTTGAACCACAGTTCAACCACCGAGTTGAACCACAGTTCAACCACCGAGTGACGCCACAGTTCAACCATCGAGTTGAACCACAGTTTAACCATCGAGTTGAACCACAGTTCAACCACCGAGTTGAACCACAGTTCAACCACCGAGTTGAACCACAGTTCAACCACCGAGTGACACCACTGTTCATCCAAAGCTCAACTTTCACGTTGAACAACGGCCCAATGTCTATCTCTAACTCTGTGCACGGACTGGTTTTAATAAGAGTGTTCAGCTATATAGGTGTATATAGTCTCAGCTAAAACAAACGCTTGGAAGTTACACAGGTTTTGATTGATTAGTATACAATCATATGTAACTATTCCCAGCTTAATCATACTAATCTTTGTTTTACCCGAATGGATTCGCTTTCTTCTAAAAGACagtgaatattaatatttttgtgaAATGGGCATTCACTTTCATCTTAACCGACaaacatagttttaaaacattaGTACTTTAAGTTCACACTTTTACCCCTGACCGCTTTTATCTGCTATCTGTCAGCATTGGGTTCCTTAACGACATGTCTGATCTTGTCTGCACTATGATTCAGGTCGACTTCTATATTCAGTTAAACGATCACTCGAGGTCGAGGTTAAGTACATTCGTTTATGGTCcgtatatgtgtcttgttctgataaaactgggcataattcgtGTGCGTTAAGTCCGCACTTTCCGCtatcatggtatttttcgtttaaaggaagtccctttttaccgaatatcatgtttaggcggaaagtgtcgtccctgattagcctgtgcggactaatcggggacgacactttacgcatatgcattatgcccagttttctcagaacacgactcatatacgTTTCCGTTTGATGACCGTCCGATGACACGTGGTCTTCGAATGTAAGAATATAAGAAATAGGATTTACTCCAGGGATTATATTTCAGCAAATATGATTGACCTTGTTG is from Dreissena polymorpha isolate Duluth1 chromosome 14, UMN_Dpol_1.0, whole genome shotgun sequence and encodes:
- the LOC127857435 gene encoding uncharacterized protein LOC127857435; protein product: MESLSVVKLVLRGEPGLHGPQGNFVLLYDGDGEITFALVSHTVHYNGKGRKIIEFHENDGGIAIKIMRTNENNPVHNIRLIMPGFEDRHELFPFYPPFIENLKRYSELRFMDFLATNAHTPEPTTWSTRRLKTFHTQTGSEGGAIEYAILLANILGADPWFCQPHAADDDFLNRFARMALSDLRPDVKVYVEYSNEVWNGIFRQTTYNKEQGMKLGLDTQDWKAGGKYYNKRATEVADIWTSVLGNRVIPVWAWQTGFYDFTRQIFEDLGTRAAHFKAYAITGYFDCDQVTGTKHSDATDQPPS